The Kitasatospora sp. NBC_00374 genome has a segment encoding these proteins:
- a CDS encoding glycosyltransferase family 4 protein, which translates to MRVLQIVNIGFEAGGAEKSVRLIAEGLGARGHQVRVVATDLLAEGREVFADELVPAISGGPARRLLGYFWHRPAHRRVARAVREFRPDCVHLHTIGEFSPAVLAATRGCRRVLTVHGPEDWTRELLRWNLASAASGGRLTPGDRARYLYLRFLQRPAYLPRLRRVDRVLAPSRWFADAVRADVGSVPVFVLPNGIARSAAPAPVAATDRVLFVGRLERVKGVHVLLDAFRRLLTDRPQARLSVVGDGSDRARLEASAADLVADGRVTFHGWLPAEDVADRLREASVVALPSLWPENFPTVALEALQLGRPLVASRVGGLPELVGPDNGALVEPGDAAGLATALGALLGDRELLQRLGDGSAARADRYGVERFLDALEDHYEEVAAQ; encoded by the coding sequence ATGAGGGTGCTGCAGATCGTCAACATCGGGTTCGAGGCGGGCGGTGCGGAGAAGAGCGTCCGGCTGATCGCGGAAGGACTCGGTGCGCGCGGGCACCAGGTGCGGGTGGTGGCCACCGACCTGCTGGCGGAGGGCCGGGAGGTCTTCGCTGACGAGCTGGTGCCCGCGATCTCCGGTGGCCCGGCGCGGCGGCTGCTCGGCTACTTCTGGCACCGGCCGGCCCATCGGCGGGTGGCGCGCGCGGTACGGGAGTTCCGGCCGGACTGCGTGCACCTGCACACCATCGGCGAGTTCAGCCCGGCGGTGCTGGCCGCGACCCGCGGGTGCCGCCGGGTGTTGACCGTGCACGGTCCCGAGGACTGGACCCGGGAACTGCTGCGCTGGAACCTGGCCTCCGCCGCCTCCGGCGGCCGGCTCACGCCGGGGGACCGGGCCCGCTACCTGTATCTGAGGTTCCTCCAGCGGCCGGCCTACCTGCCGCGGCTGCGCCGGGTCGACCGGGTCCTCGCGCCCAGCCGCTGGTTCGCTGACGCGGTCCGGGCCGACGTCGGCTCCGTCCCGGTCTTCGTGCTGCCCAACGGGATCGCCCGGTCGGCGGCCCCGGCCCCGGTGGCCGCGACCGACCGGGTGCTGTTCGTGGGCCGGCTGGAGCGGGTCAAGGGCGTGCACGTCCTGCTGGACGCCTTCCGCAGGCTGCTGACGGACCGTCCGCAGGCCCGGCTGTCGGTCGTCGGGGACGGCTCCGACCGGGCCCGTCTGGAGGCTTCCGCCGCGGACCTGGTCGCCGACGGTCGGGTGACGTTCCACGGCTGGCTGCCGGCGGAGGACGTCGCCGACCGGCTGCGGGAGGCCTCGGTGGTGGCACTGCCGTCGCTCTGGCCGGAGAACTTCCCGACGGTGGCGCTGGAGGCGCTGCAGCTCGGCCGGCCGCTGGTGGCGTCCCGGGTGGGCGGGCTGCCGGAGCTCGTCGGCCCGGACAACGGCGCGCTGGTCGAACCCGGGGACGCCGCCGGGCTCGCCACGGCGCTGGGCGCTCTGCTCGGCGACCGCGAGCTGCTGCAGCGGCTCGGGGACGGGTCGGCGGCGCGGGCCGACCGCTACGGCGTCGAACGGTTCCTCGACGCTCTGGAAGACCACTACGAAGAGGTTGCCGCACAGTGA
- a CDS encoding glycosyltransferase family 4 protein, with product MTPRTVAVVAPYYPPKVGGVENYAARIVGALAAAPDLRPVVITSNPEGRRTRVSTEDGVRVVRLGTWLRLSNTPLSPLWPVQLSRWLRRTGAEVVNAHAPVPGLADLAVAVAGRRPAVLTYHAGSMHKGGPHDGLADRLIGGYERYLLPRVFDRARALVAVSPVSLAAGRPGAVEISPGVDLARFTPGPPASGRPRTLLYVGRLDRSSAWKGVDVLVRAFAALADLPDARLRLVGGGDALADQMALAARLGVGDRVEAAGELTGDDLVEAVRTAAVLVLPSRTESESFGMALVEAMACGTPVVGSAVGGIPHVVTDEVTGLLVPPGDPEALAAACRRLLGDGQLADRLGAAGRLRAEERYDWDALMARYLELFRSL from the coding sequence GTGACGCCCCGTACGGTCGCCGTCGTCGCCCCGTACTACCCGCCCAAGGTCGGCGGGGTGGAGAACTACGCGGCGCGGATCGTCGGTGCGCTGGCCGCCGCTCCGGACCTGCGGCCGGTCGTGATCACCAGCAACCCCGAGGGCCGGCGCACCAGGGTCAGCACCGAGGACGGCGTCCGGGTGGTCCGGCTGGGCACCTGGCTCCGGCTGTCCAACACCCCGCTCAGCCCGCTCTGGCCCGTCCAGCTGAGCCGCTGGCTGCGCCGTACCGGGGCGGAGGTGGTCAACGCGCACGCGCCCGTGCCCGGCCTGGCCGACCTCGCCGTCGCGGTGGCCGGCCGCCGGCCGGCCGTGTTGACGTACCACGCCGGTTCGATGCACAAGGGCGGCCCCCACGACGGTCTGGCGGACCGGCTGATCGGCGGGTACGAGCGGTACCTGCTCCCGCGGGTGTTCGACCGGGCGCGGGCGCTGGTGGCCGTCTCCCCGGTGTCGCTGGCGGCGGGCCGCCCAGGGGCCGTGGAGATCAGCCCCGGGGTCGACCTCGCGCGCTTCACCCCGGGACCGCCCGCCTCGGGCCGGCCCCGCACGCTGCTGTACGTCGGCCGGCTGGACCGTTCCTCGGCCTGGAAGGGGGTCGACGTACTGGTCCGGGCGTTCGCGGCGCTGGCCGACCTGCCCGACGCCCGGCTGCGGCTGGTGGGCGGCGGCGACGCGCTGGCGGACCAGATGGCGCTCGCGGCGCGGCTCGGTGTCGGCGACCGGGTCGAGGCGGCCGGCGAGCTGACGGGCGACGACCTGGTGGAGGCGGTGCGGACGGCCGCCGTCCTGGTGCTGCCCTCGCGGACCGAGTCGGAGTCCTTCGGCATGGCCCTGGTCGAGGCGATGGCCTGCGGCACTCCGGTGGTGGGCTCCGCGGTGGGCGGCATTCCGCACGTGGTGACCGACGAGGTCACCGGCCTGCTGGTGCCGCCCGGCGATCCCGAGGCGCTGGCGGCGGCCTGCCGCCGGCTGCTCGGGGACGGGCAGCTCGCCGACCGGCTGGGGGCGGCGGGCCGCCTGCGGGCCGAGGAGCGCTACGACTGGGACGCGCTGATGGCGCGCTACCTGGAGCTGTTCCGGTCGCTCTAG
- a CDS encoding polysaccharide pyruvyl transferase family protein produces MKVVVVNAFARGNRGDAALLSVALQQVQLAFPGAETRIAGFEQPGRWPTFDDVPNLGSIRRYVGDEDVSRPARIGRKLLALALALTAALPGGPAVVRRLAGLLPGEMRAEVRALAEADLVLSLGGGYLNGKADFPSDLSIAFLLFPLWLAQRFGVPVVLAPQSYGPFPTGRQQRMMRAVVGASRRVVAREEISVARLAEAGVPDANLLRGVDSAFAFRSRSRRAWRTELGIPADARLVLVTARQFLDPAGQAAYEEAMAAAVRHLVERHGCQVVLVPQVTCTFQADDDRIVNRRIAAAVDSPWLHVVDDEGIDHHDIFALYGTADLILGTRFHSVIFGLVAGVPCAAVEYDHKTRGIMADLGLEHWVVRMTEATPQSLTGLVDRLVAEEEDYRGHLRAVLPGYSARAEEFVGLLRADLAPEAAR; encoded by the coding sequence GTGAAGGTCGTCGTCGTCAATGCGTTCGCGCGCGGGAACCGCGGTGACGCGGCCCTGCTGAGCGTGGCGCTCCAGCAGGTCCAGCTCGCTTTCCCGGGCGCCGAGACCAGGATCGCGGGCTTCGAGCAGCCCGGCCGGTGGCCGACCTTCGACGACGTCCCCAACCTGGGGTCGATCCGCCGCTACGTCGGCGACGAGGACGTCTCCCGTCCGGCCCGGATCGGCCGGAAACTGCTGGCCCTCGCACTGGCGCTGACCGCGGCCCTCCCGGGGGGACCGGCCGTGGTCCGCCGGCTCGCCGGACTGCTGCCCGGGGAGATGCGGGCCGAGGTGCGGGCGCTCGCCGAGGCCGACCTGGTGCTGTCCCTCGGCGGGGGCTACCTGAACGGCAAGGCCGACTTCCCGTCCGACCTCAGCATCGCCTTCCTGCTGTTCCCGCTCTGGCTCGCCCAGCGGTTCGGGGTGCCGGTGGTGCTGGCGCCGCAGTCGTACGGGCCGTTCCCGACCGGGCGTCAGCAGCGGATGATGCGGGCGGTGGTGGGAGCCAGCCGCCGGGTGGTGGCGCGCGAGGAGATCAGCGTGGCCAGGCTCGCCGAGGCGGGCGTGCCCGACGCGAACCTGCTCCGCGGGGTCGACAGCGCCTTCGCCTTCCGCAGCCGCTCCCGGCGGGCCTGGCGGACGGAGCTGGGCATCCCCGCGGACGCCCGCCTGGTGCTGGTGACGGCCCGGCAGTTCCTCGACCCCGCCGGCCAGGCGGCGTACGAGGAGGCCATGGCGGCGGCGGTGCGGCACCTGGTGGAACGGCACGGCTGCCAGGTCGTCCTGGTGCCCCAGGTCACCTGCACCTTCCAGGCGGACGACGACCGGATCGTCAACCGCCGGATCGCCGCGGCCGTCGACAGCCCGTGGCTGCACGTCGTCGACGACGAGGGCATCGACCACCACGACATCTTCGCCCTCTACGGCACCGCCGACCTCATCCTCGGCACCCGCTTCCACTCGGTCATCTTCGGCCTGGTCGCCGGGGTGCCGTGCGCCGCGGTCGAGTACGACCACAAGACCCGCGGGATCATGGCGGACCTGGGGCTGGAGCACTGGGTGGTCCGGATGACCGAGGCCACCCCGCAGTCGCTGACCGGCCTGGTCGACCGCCTGGTGGCCGAGGAGGAGGACTACCGCGGCCACCTGCGGGCGGTCCTGCCCGGCTACTCGGCCCGCGCCGAGGAGTTCGTCGGTCTGCTGCGCGCGGACCTGGCACCGGAGGCCGCCCGGTGA